A region of Marnyiella aurantia DNA encodes the following proteins:
- a CDS encoding O-methyltransferase, with translation MSFFEEQCPEMDRYLENNASQEPEHLKRLRRETYHKTTQPHMLSGYQQGRLLTIISKMMSPRNVLEIGTFTGYATLCLAEGLVPDGKITTLDVNDELAYIPGKYFEESPHSAKINFIIQDALDYLEQTDEFFDLVFIDADKENYVSYWNLIKPRLRSGSVVLLDNVLWYGKVLADGPVDEATRQIIELNDLVARDSDFENLILPLRDGINLIRKK, from the coding sequence ATGAGTTTTTTTGAAGAACAGTGTCCGGAAATGGACCGTTATCTGGAAAATAATGCCTCACAGGAACCTGAACACCTGAAAAGACTGCGGCGCGAGACTTATCATAAAACTACGCAGCCTCATATGCTTTCCGGCTATCAGCAGGGACGCCTGCTTACCATCATCTCAAAGATGATGAGTCCGCGAAATGTCCTGGAAATCGGGACATTTACGGGTTACGCCACACTTTGTCTGGCCGAAGGGCTTGTTCCGGACGGAAAGATTACTACTCTAGATGTAAATGATGAACTGGCTTATATTCCGGGAAAGTATTTTGAGGAGAGTCCGCATTCAGCGAAAATTAATTTTATCATTCAGGATGCGCTGGATTATCTGGAGCAAACCGATGAGTTTTTTGATTTGGTATTTATTGATGCCGATAAGGAGAACTATGTAAGTTACTGGAACTTAATAAAGCCAAGATTACGGTCGGGGTCGGTGGTTCTGTTGGATAATGTGCTGTGGTATGGTAAGGTGCTGGCGGACGGACCTGTAGATGAAGCAACAAGGCAAATCATCGAACTTAATGATTTGGTGGCGCGTGACAGCGATTTTGAGAATCTTATTTTACCTTTGCGCGACGGTATTAATTTAATCAGGAAAAAGTAA
- a CDS encoding OmpA family protein translates to MKIGKMIVAAAVAVTITSCVSRKQFDALNENYNQCITNIGDRQREIQDLKSANSGLSSENNLLKSQNDALKSSLDACLSNTGKGSANIDKLIGEINASNSYIKRLISTNAKNDSLNMALSNRLKRSLDNVSDQDVEIKVLKGVVMISLSDKMLYKTGDYNIQPSAHEVLGKVARVINDYDKYSVLIEGNTDNVPLNSANLPKDNWDLSALRATSMAKVLQTQFGVDPSRITAGGRSEYNPKATNMSVSGRAENRRTEIIIMPKLDEFMKLMDIAPVKN, encoded by the coding sequence ATGAAAATAGGAAAAATGATTGTGGCTGCGGCAGTTGCTGTTACCATCACGTCCTGTGTTAGCAGGAAACAGTTTGATGCTTTAAATGAAAACTATAACCAGTGCATTACCAATATTGGTGACCGCCAGCGTGAAATTCAGGACCTGAAGTCGGCTAATTCCGGACTTTCCAGCGAAAATAATTTACTGAAAAGTCAGAATGATGCGCTGAAATCCTCACTGGATGCCTGTCTTTCCAATACCGGTAAAGGATCTGCGAATATTGACAAGCTGATTGGCGAGATCAATGCGTCCAATTCGTATATCAAGCGTCTGATCTCTACCAATGCCAAGAACGACAGTCTGAATATGGCACTTTCGAACAGGCTGAAGAGGTCTTTGGATAATGTTTCTGACCAAGATGTTGAAATTAAGGTATTGAAGGGTGTGGTGATGATCTCACTGTCAGATAAGATGCTTTATAAAACAGGAGATTATAACATTCAGCCGTCTGCACACGAAGTTTTGGGCAAAGTGGCTAGAGTGATCAATGACTATGATAAGTACTCTGTACTGATTGAAGGTAATACGGATAACGTGCCTTTGAATTCCGCAAACCTGCCAAAAGACAACTGGGACCTTTCCGCTCTCAGAGCGACTTCCATGGCGAAGGTGCTTCAAACCCAGTTTGGCGTAGATCCTTCCAGAATTACTGCCGGCGGCCGTTCCGAATATAACCCGAAGGCAACCAATATGTCGGTTTCCGGTAGGGCAGAAAACCGCAGGACAGAGATCATCATCATGCCAAAACTGGATGAGTTTATGAAGCTGATGGACATTGCTCCGGTTAAGAACTAA
- the tilS gene encoding tRNA lysidine(34) synthetase TilS, with protein MNIPISQNGFLLAISGGADSMVLLHLFHEAGISFQVAHVNYGLRGEDSDADENLVRNYCLTNNIRFHQYTVSKKDQKPAGSIQLWARDLRYRFFRQIQQKENLRYLVTAHHLNDQLETFLINLSRGTGIRGLCGITEITDDIVRPLLHFSKEEIYSFAEDNKIPFREDISNAKNDYLRNRIRNEVISKLTDARPDFLENFDKSISYLYETNNFVDEKIAEIEQVLIQENSTGFKIDKAGLQKESDFIKFEILRKFGFSNKSEISKVFLAEKGKVFRSGSFELTVDREILALRALHGSTAAENLEFILETDHDQILIPDSVIETFTKDRNTNWYFDRQKLTLPLKLRRKKSGDVFYPIGMIGKKKISKFFKDEKLPILAAQEIWLLCDSKDEVLGVLPLRQDRRHVADAETSHVLTLNF; from the coding sequence TTGAACATTCCTATTTCCCAAAACGGCTTCCTCCTGGCAATCAGCGGAGGCGCAGACTCTATGGTCCTGCTTCATCTGTTTCATGAGGCAGGCATCAGCTTTCAGGTGGCACATGTAAACTACGGACTGAGAGGCGAAGATTCCGATGCCGACGAAAATTTGGTTCGCAATTACTGCCTGACAAATAATATCAGATTTCACCAGTACACCGTTTCAAAAAAAGACCAAAAGCCGGCCGGTTCCATACAGCTCTGGGCACGGGACCTGCGTTACCGTTTCTTCAGGCAGATTCAGCAGAAGGAAAATCTCAGGTATCTGGTCACTGCTCATCATCTGAATGACCAGCTGGAAACATTCCTCATCAACCTGTCACGCGGTACGGGAATCAGAGGATTGTGCGGGATTACTGAGATTACGGACGATATCGTGCGCCCACTACTCCACTTTTCAAAAGAAGAAATTTACAGTTTTGCGGAGGATAATAAAATTCCGTTCCGTGAAGACATTTCCAACGCCAAGAATGACTATTTGCGAAACCGCATCAGAAACGAAGTCATTTCAAAACTGACGGATGCGCGGCCGGACTTTCTGGAAAATTTTGACAAATCCATCAGCTACCTTTATGAGACCAATAATTTTGTAGATGAAAAAATTGCCGAAATTGAGCAGGTTCTGATTCAGGAAAATTCAACGGGTTTCAAGATTGATAAAGCCGGGCTTCAAAAAGAAAGTGATTTTATTAAATTCGAAATCCTCAGAAAGTTCGGGTTCTCAAATAAGAGCGAGATTTCAAAGGTATTTTTGGCGGAAAAAGGTAAAGTTTTCCGGTCGGGTTCATTTGAACTTACCGTTGACAGGGAAATACTGGCCCTCCGTGCGTTACATGGAAGTACCGCGGCTGAAAACCTGGAATTTATCCTGGAAACTGATCACGACCAGATTCTGATCCCGGATAGTGTTATAGAAACTTTCACTAAAGACAGGAACACGAACTGGTATTTTGACCGACAAAAACTAACACTTCCGCTTAAACTGCGAAGAAAAAAAAGCGGAGACGTGTTTTATCCGATTGGCATGATAGGCAAAAAGAAAATCAGCAAATTTTTTAAGGATGAAAAATTGCCTATTTTAGCCGCGCAGGAAATCTGGCTCCTATGTGATTCCAAAGATGAAGTGCTGGGAGTGTTGCCGTTACGGCAGGACAGAAGGCATGTCGCAGATGCGGAAACCAGCCACGTTTTAACCTTGAATTTTTGA
- a CDS encoding protein-disulfide reductase DsbD family protein yields MKLMKFLFFTFLFLFGTLSAQIKDPVKLSYEVLPLGDNLYEAVITAKMESGWHIYSKDLPPDSGIPTELIITSAEGITLVGGVVEVGKKHDEFSEAFGAQIVYYSNSAKFKQKFKLNNPEKPATVAAEFTYQTCDDRVCLAPNTLEFAKKVTPDGNVAATGVPVIAPEITQDTAGTEKDTIATTVSGQANSTTFAQLDPKKLKIESLDFNNPLTDCGEEKQEKSDNYLTYLFLGFLGGMIALLTPCVFPMIPLTVSFFTKGNKDRSKGVRDALMYGFFIFAIFTALSIPFHLIDGIAGNIFNQISTSIWLNLIFFAIFMFFAFSFFGYFDITLPSAIANRSSRAEEAGGIVGIFFMALTLVIVSFSCTGPILGSLLGSAVTGAANVPMLLTFALAGFGLAWAIVFGVLALFPQALQSLPKSGGWMNTVKVVLGFVELALALKFLSKADLVSKTFMLKRELFIVLWILITIGLVLYLFGIIRFPHDDRKAKISPGRKVFGVFGIGFLIYLIQGLVPAERPKLQMLSGILPPLNVSYFNNVEDGILGMKPEHDYFAAVETARKENKPILLDFTGYGCENCRKMEEFVWSEPDILPILQNDVILTSLYVDDKEELPAEQQTRIDMGNGQTKRIKTIGDRWSLFQQINFNDNTQPVYVLITPEGKVINAPFKGYNSDKEVFKKFLECGIGYYKNSK; encoded by the coding sequence ATGAAGTTGATGAAATTTCTTTTTTTCACTTTCCTGTTCTTATTCGGAACACTTTCAGCACAAATAAAAGATCCTGTAAAACTTAGCTACGAAGTCCTGCCCTTGGGCGACAACCTGTACGAGGCTGTAATAACTGCCAAAATGGAGAGCGGCTGGCATATTTACTCCAAAGATCTGCCACCGGACAGCGGAATCCCCACAGAACTGATTATCACTTCTGCCGAAGGAATAACGTTGGTAGGCGGAGTGGTGGAAGTTGGTAAAAAACATGATGAATTTTCTGAAGCTTTCGGCGCCCAGATCGTTTACTACTCCAACTCGGCGAAATTCAAACAGAAATTCAAGCTTAACAATCCTGAAAAGCCGGCTACTGTCGCGGCCGAGTTCACCTACCAAACCTGCGACGACCGCGTTTGTCTGGCACCCAACACCCTTGAATTTGCAAAAAAAGTGACCCCGGACGGCAACGTTGCTGCCACCGGGGTACCGGTTATAGCTCCTGAAATCACGCAGGACACCGCAGGTACAGAAAAAGACACTATTGCTACCACAGTTTCCGGACAGGCCAACTCAACAACATTTGCTCAGCTTGATCCCAAAAAACTCAAGATAGAAAGCCTGGACTTCAACAACCCACTCACAGATTGCGGTGAGGAGAAACAGGAAAAAAGCGATAATTATCTTACTTATCTGTTCCTGGGCTTTCTGGGCGGAATGATTGCCTTGCTTACCCCCTGCGTATTCCCGATGATTCCGCTCACTGTCTCCTTTTTTACGAAAGGGAATAAGGACAGATCAAAAGGTGTACGCGATGCATTGATGTACGGCTTCTTCATCTTTGCCATCTTTACGGCACTTAGTATTCCCTTCCACCTCATAGACGGTATAGCAGGAAATATCTTTAACCAGATTTCAACATCGATCTGGCTGAATCTTATCTTCTTCGCCATATTTATGTTCTTTGCGTTCAGCTTCTTTGGATATTTTGACATTACCCTGCCAAGTGCCATTGCGAACAGGTCTTCACGCGCCGAAGAAGCGGGTGGTATTGTGGGTATTTTCTTTATGGCCCTTACGCTTGTGATCGTATCTTTCTCATGTACCGGACCAATCCTGGGATCCTTGCTGGGAAGCGCGGTTACAGGAGCTGCAAATGTTCCAATGCTTCTAACCTTCGCACTTGCAGGCTTTGGTCTGGCCTGGGCAATTGTTTTTGGCGTGCTGGCTCTGTTCCCGCAGGCTTTACAAAGTCTGCCCAAATCCGGCGGCTGGATGAATACCGTAAAAGTTGTTCTGGGGTTTGTAGAACTGGCATTGGCACTAAAATTTTTATCGAAAGCGGACCTTGTTTCAAAGACCTTTATGCTTAAGAGAGAACTTTTCATTGTCTTGTGGATCCTGATTACCATTGGACTTGTTCTCTATCTTTTCGGAATCATCCGCTTCCCGCACGACGACAGAAAAGCTAAGATTTCCCCCGGAAGAAAAGTCTTCGGTGTATTTGGAATCGGTTTCCTTATTTATCTGATTCAGGGACTTGTGCCGGCAGAAAGACCGAAACTGCAGATGCTTTCGGGCATCCTTCCTCCATTGAATGTTAGTTATTTCAATAATGTGGAAGACGGCATTCTGGGTATGAAACCTGAACATGATTATTTCGCAGCGGTTGAAACCGCACGAAAAGAGAACAAACCCATCTTACTGGATTTTACAGGGTATGGCTGCGAAAACTGCCGGAAAATGGAGGAATTTGTCTGGAGTGAGCCGGACATCTTACCTATCCTGCAGAACGATGTAATCCTGACCTCTCTCTATGTTGATGATAAGGAAGAGCTGCCTGCAGAGCAGCAGACAAGGATCGACATGGGCAACGGGCAGACTAAACGGATCAAGACCATTGGTGACCGCTGGAGTTTGTTTCAGCAAATCAACTTTAACGATAATACCCAGCCGGTTTATGTACTTATAACTCCGGAAGGCAAAGTGATAAACGCGCCGTTCAAAGGGTACAACAGCGACAAGGAAGTCTTCAAAAAATTCCTGGAATGCGGTATCGGTTACTATAAAAACTCAAAATAA
- a CDS encoding rhodanese-like domain-containing protein translates to MKIVSSLFIALLFFNLQCNTTKPTDVNTEPLTVKEQVRQGAMLVDVRTPEEFAEGSIDGAVNIPLDQVQSRVDEFRGKPSVVVFCKSGNRSGQAIKILEENGIHNVTNGINVPQMKEALK, encoded by the coding sequence ATGAAAATCGTATCATCTCTGTTTATAGCTCTGCTGTTCTTTAACCTGCAATGTAATACCACAAAACCTACGGACGTAAACACGGAGCCGCTAACTGTTAAAGAACAGGTACGGCAAGGCGCAATGCTGGTAGATGTGCGCACTCCTGAAGAATTTGCGGAAGGAAGTATAGACGGAGCGGTAAATATTCCGCTGGATCAGGTGCAAAGCCGTGTTGATGAGTTCCGTGGTAAGCCGTCTGTAGTGGTGTTCTGCAAAAGTGGAAACCGCAGCGGCCAGGCCATAAAAATTCTGGAGGAAAACGGAATTCACAATGTAACCAACGGAATTAACGTTCCCCAGATGAAGGAAGCGCTTAAGTAG